In the Platichthys flesus chromosome 14, fPlaFle2.1, whole genome shotgun sequence genome, AACGAAAATAAGAACAAACAACATCCTCTAAACTGAGTCTTTCCTATAAATATGTGATTCAACTGATGATTTAAAAGCAACTGTCACAAAGTGAAGGGGAGGCAAGAACATAATAATAGTATAAAAGCATTATACTTATCATTCAGATGAGTTTTTCAGAACACAACATATTCAGATGTCTTCAGTCCACCTGCAGCTGACCTCATCAAATCCATCCAAGAACTAAGTTTTCAATTGTTCTCATGAGattttagttattttctttcacgTTTAATCCAACAAACTCTGTGAGAAACTCTCCAGGTCCCATTCCTCACTCGTCCTTCTTAACTCGCCCACTTTAGAAAACAaacgcctccctccctctcaaaGAGCAGATTGTGTAAGTCTCTGTGAAGCTGGTGTAAAACGCATACTGTACTTTGATGTGTTTAGATTTTACTGGAATGAAACTCACATCCACAACCACATCGTGACAGAAAGATAGTgtctgtttctgtatttgttattCAAATGTAAGTTCGTATGACAGTTCGATATTTGTAATTGGTTTGTAAGTTATAGTCAAAGTGCCCAAGCAGCCTGTGTGTATCTATGTTGTGTATTTGCATTGTTGTAACCCAGTAGTCCCTCAGTGCATCTGTTCATGTCGGGGGAAAAAGAAACTGCAATATCCTTTTTTTAATCCGTCGTCGTGAAGCTGCGGCTGAAATCCAACCTGTGTGCTCTGCTCTTCCAGGAGTAACTCTGAGGGCTGCTCTGTGTTCGACCTCCCACAATCCAACACCCAGATCTCCTCATGAACGCCGGCGGGACTCTGGGAAACGACCGGAACGGCTCCTCACTCTCCAGCTCCCGCAGCTCGCCCGCTCGTCGCAACCATCCACCTGCAAgagaaacaaatgcattttGCATGAGCAGGGCCGCCCCGCTGCATCGCCACACAAACGGCCAGATTTAACCAGACAACCCTGTACGATTTTTAAAAAGGGTTCTCGACCCGCCTGCACGCcgactccctgtgtgtgtgtgtgtgtgcagcgagCAAAACCTTGTTGCTTTCACTGCCTTACGACTTTGATGCATTTTTATGATTATCGAGAATAATAATTGTAGCAGACTTGTATTTATGAAATAAAGCCATCACTCCAGAAACTTTAAAAATTGCCATTGGCTGTATATGTTAGAAAGCAAACACTATTTAACCTTGCTGTAGAAGTGCCAACCTCATTTGCCAGCAAGCATCGCCTCACTTACTCAACAGCCGgatgatttccccccccccccccagcccgcAGCCCAGAACTGTACATATCAAACGCTTTCCTCCGATTATAGCAACGTCTCCTCTCACAGTTGATTTGTGTCATCGTCTACttgaattgtgtgttttgttttacttctttttaatgatcttttcagtattttattgtttctcATCAGTTGATTCCACCACTGAAGGTCTGTTTTGGCAAAAGAAAAAGCGCCAAGGAATCAAGATTTCTGTGCAAGAACCAGATTTTTTTCAATGTGCCTGCGCAGCCTGTGAATGTTTTTCAGGGCAGAGGATCGAGTCCCAGGTTTGTGTGACTGAGGCTGAGGCTGCGATGCAAAGCCAAAAGAGATCAgtcgaccccccccctcccattacGGCTGTgcacctccctcacctcctccactgtATCTGAATAAGCAGCTGTTGTTCATGTGCAGCCACTTCTTTCCTCaaaatggtgaaataaaaaatggcatttctttcttttttttcaattggCTGTTTTCCTCTGAAATAATAAAACGTTGCCCACAGAAGTGAAACCTGTGTCACCAGTGAGCctgttgattgtttttattgtgagaAAAAAATGCTGATTGATGATTCAAATAAGGgttttgtttactttacagttatgaataataaataaaacaaattattcaaGGTTTGAATCTCAACAATGACTTAATAGAGGACACTTATACAGATTCATGGATAGAATCATGATCCTGGAACTCTCCTTGGTTTTGATCATCTTAAATTTACTGTTCCAACTTGttactttttattaatttgtttaatcttAATTGAGTAATTATTTAAAGctgtatataattatatatagtttattatatatatacatttactgAGTGTGTGAGCTGATCTTTTACTCATGAGGCCAAACGCTGTAAACACTTAATTGATGAGTTAAGAGCCTCGAGCTAATTAagaccttttctcttttttcactgTTGAAGGTGATTATGTCGAACACACGGAGGCCTCTGAAGCCCCGCCCCGCTGCCTGTACGCGCTTCACAGAGGAGTAAAAACCAGTGGGACCTcccactctgtctctgttgctGGGTGCGAGTGGATCCAACGCTAAGAGATTGGGAGTTtagtttgttacaagtttggtTCGTTTCAATAAAATTCGAtcagttttattaatttacatttaaattgttttaatcttACAAGTTTTGCCTATTTATGATATGGTAATTACAAATTCTGCATTAATTGATTTTCAAATAGCTGAAGCAAAGAACCGTTTTCATAGCTACGTCCTTCACAGGCTCTACTCTCACTGACCTGTGGATCTGAGCTGTGAACAGGTGACTACTAATCACATGTTGAACATTGACCTATTAAAGATGTAACACCTCAAatacttaaattaaaataattataatggtCAAATTAATCTCTGGCAACAGGTGAAAGTACAACACCTAAAccgatttaaaataaataaactttcaTTGTAAATGGTATGCCATTAACACACTTCCAAATCTGCCACTGATCAGGAATCAGGAAATCAACTGACTGACATGAAATAGTGAAAAGAGGTTCTGTGGGTTAGAATCTCAATTATTAAAGACTCTCACTGACAAGACAAAGCATCAAATTAATCAATTTTTAATCTTTGTCCTCAATATTCACATACACTGTTGTttcctttgactttttattgttatatgATATGAAATACCCTAACCCTCATCAttttatatacatgtattttgGGGGTTTATATGTAACACTGAAGCTTAGCCCTGTATGAATTAGATACAGAAACAGGTGTGGTTTGAGATGAGGTGCTGTTTACAGTATAATGAGGTTAAATGATGATATTATCCACTGGTGGGATCCTGTTGAGCTGTGGGACAAACCCAGTCACAGTTGCCGACTGTCCAGGAGCCTCAGACCCTGATGGCTCCCAAAGGCCCCTGGTCTGCTGCATATTATCTGGGTTCATGGGAGAGGCTGTGACCTGAAGGTGGGTGGTTCAATCCCTCAATAAAAGACATCTTTGCAAACAGCAAATACACACGTGCAAAATAACTTGGCAACACATTCGCTGCAAAAAGTGAAAACGACAACGGAAAcgttccgggggggggggggtcaaaaaGTGCTGCACCTGCTGCAGTTCAATGCTATGTGGGAGATATTAAAGTCTGCTGctcgtcagtggtgatggaacttcacaaagcattgaactacaaTAACAGGTTCAATGTGTCTCTATCCGCACATGTCGTTGTTTATCTTAATTtacacaaatgttttgttgtttgtgtgtgtttttctaattgGCACGTTCTTTCTATTTGcgtgtattttctttaattgcCGTGTGTTGACCCCCATCGACCACCgtacccctcctcctcctcctctttccccgAGCGGAGTGAGCCCTCGCCCCGCGCGGACACGATCCCGCCTGCAGTACCCTCTCCGGCGCGCTGGGTGGCAGCAGGACGGCGCGGCGCTTCCTGTGGAGCGCAGCAGTCacaacaagaggaggaagaggaaaaacgACAGCTCTGGATCTCCGTCGACTGCCGTTGCGTGACAACACCGGGATCGCGACCAGGCTTTCGGGTACTTACTCTCCTTTctcccccctctgctcctccgtcGCTCCGGCACCGCGTCGTCGCCGCTCGGCCgcttccccttcttcttcttcgcctgctccttcctccctccgccgccgccgctcgCGAGCCGCCGTGCAGCTCCGGGAACATGCCAATGGAGGCTCGCTGACCAAAATGGCTGGGCgcagtgaaatgtgaaatattctCGCACAGGTTTTTCTGCCCCCCCTTTGCACGCAACGACACGCAGCTGTCACGCAAACGCTTCGGTAGAAGAAAAGTGCGTGTGTTTGAttcctgctgcttgtttgtttgcgtgcgtgcgtgtgtgtgcgtgtgtgtgtgttttaagtgaCGTGACCGAGGCTTTCCGCCGCCGTTGGGCCTCTCGCGGTTTTCCCTCCCCGAGGTTTCCGGAGGATTCGCGGAGTTGGTTCGATTCCCGCTGTGACGGTAAAGCGGAGAAAACGCGTTAAAAGTTGCTGCGGTGAATGTTTGTGGACGCGaggctcctcccccctccccccccccccctcatctcaCTCCTGTTGTGGAAAATCCAAGTGCTTGACtctctcctgtttctcctcctcctgcaggttccTCCTATTTATCCACCATGTCTGATTTACTGAGATATATCGACTATGACCACAAAGCCACCTTCCTGAAGATGCTCAACCAGCAGCGGATGGAGGGGGAGCACTGCgacgtggtggtggtggtggagaacATCGAGTTCAGGGCTCACCGCTGTGTCCTGGCCGCCTGCAGCAACTACTTCAAGAAGCTCTTCAAGAAGCAGAGCGACGAGGACAACTCCATCGTGGAGCTGGACTTCATCCGCTCCGACATCTTCGAGGAGGTGCTCAACTACATGTACACGGCGCGGCTCGCCGTCAGGAAGAAGGACATCAACATGATGATGTCCTCCGGCCAGATCCTTGGGATCAACTTCCTGGATAACCTGTGCACGCAGAAGCGGGAGCTGACCAACATGAAGACCCGGGAGAACCAGGCGCCGGGCGACCACGGGATGAGAGCTCAGGACGCCATCCTGAAGGAGCTggccatggaggaggtgaggaagaacAGCTTCTACGACCAGGGGATGGACGGGATGGGGCCGGGCGGCTCGCACGTGTCGCAGCCacacaactacaacaccaacatgAGTAAAGATCCCCACAGCCACGGCTGgggctcctccacctccagcgaCATGAAGCTGGAGTACCTGCTGTACGGCCACCGCGACCACGGCTCCTGCCAGGGCACGGGAGCCAAGCCCCTGGACCACAACGCCAAAAAGGAGCGGTTGCTCACCGCCAACCGGCCCTACGCGTGCGAGCACTGCCCCAAAGCCTTCACCACTGCCGCCCACCTCAAGGAGCACCTGAAGATCCACTCCGGATTCAAGCCCCACCGCTGCGTCGTCTGTGGCAAGGCCTTCATCAGGGGCCCGGACCTGAAGAGGCACGAGAGGGTTCACAGCAACGAGCGGCCCTTCGCCTGTCAAATGTGCGAAAAGGCCTTCAAGCACAAGTCCCACCTGAAAGACCACGAACGGCAACACCGGGGCGAGCGGCCGTTCAACTGCGGCTCCTGTGAAAAAGCCTTCATCAAGGCGTCGGACCTGAAGCGCCACTGGAACACCATGCACAGCGGGAACCCCCGAAGACAGATGTCCCTGTCCCCCGCCGCCTCCCAGCACGGACAGGCAGAGGCCGCCGACCAGAGAGACTGGAAAATGGAGACCGGGCCACATTCGCACAACTCTGGGGACTGTTGAGCCTGCAAACACACCCcaactgactgacacacacacacagacacacaagcatacatgcacacgcaagacatgcaaacacacttacacaaccACGACCCCGTGGCCGGGCCGCCGGCCTGGCCACACGGACACTGATCGGAGTGAGTAACGAGAGATCATAGCATGTTCATAAGACTGTGGggctgtattattattattattattattattatgaaaaaaaaaaaaagttatgtcAAAAAAcgatgttttctttccacctgtaaaaacatgtaaatgtttAGTTCACTCTACGATACATATATTTTTCACAAAGCATCGTTGCTCTGTAGACTGAGGGTTCTCATAACATTAttctctttttacttttatgggata is a window encoding:
- the LOC133968035 gene encoding zinc finger and BTB domain-containing protein 14-like, with the protein product MSDLLRYIDYDHKATFLKMLNQQRMEGEHCDVVVVVENIEFRAHRCVLAACSNYFKKLFKKQSDEDNSIVELDFIRSDIFEEVLNYMYTARLAVRKKDINMMMSSGQILGINFLDNLCTQKRELTNMKTRENQAPGDHGMRAQDAILKELAMEEVRKNSFYDQGMDGMGPGGSHVSQPHNYNTNMSKDPHSHGWGSSTSSDMKLEYLLYGHRDHGSCQGTGAKPLDHNAKKERLLTANRPYACEHCPKAFTTAAHLKEHLKIHSGFKPHRCVVCGKAFIRGPDLKRHERVHSNERPFACQMCEKAFKHKSHLKDHERQHRGERPFNCGSCEKAFIKASDLKRHWNTMHSGNPRRQMSLSPAASQHGQAEAADQRDWKMETGPHSHNSGDC